In Macadamia integrifolia cultivar HAES 741 chromosome 5, SCU_Mint_v3, whole genome shotgun sequence, a single window of DNA contains:
- the LOC122078845 gene encoding uncharacterized protein LOC122078845, translated as MDLGGNNCATMTTPAKDKHRSRFKASEIENSNPNRSRRSPLQKEESPVVKSEKSKKSSTKHSYLIVSPRTKMQERKFVVAKKKSKTTASTVTCKCKGKMGGNLKKCPCVAYENLRASQDEFFRNRGSVERDPDLDEFQNCEIAENELEHKKPVVQNFETAGVSDDKTMEGSGPSPNGSINDDQEELSDDKCSLKIKRRRNRLLEEARNSIPEAGSGKVLHLVKAFESFMSISGSKENEEAGNEGAKKPLKWALPGLHPKAPETEASSSSFSPSELIFTAENFGLDSRVSSSLDSSQGSFTFTSRTSVEGGGRSSRSRRNSSESLSSLGGRKWKKQQLKVTSLQPFQLKTEQRGRSKEEEFVKKVQEMIMEEERQRIPIAQGLPWTTDEPECLVKPPVKEITEPIDLKLHSDLRAVERAGFDHHVSAKLNFIEQYRQERERQQKLAEEEEIKRLRRELVPKAQPMPYFDRPFIPKRSLKLPTVPREPKLRISQNKKIKCSSWNDNNYAHQH; from the exons ATGGATCTGGGCGGAAATAACTGTGCAACCATGACGACTCCTGCAAAAGATAAACACAGATCTCGATTCAAAGCTTCAGAGATTGAAAATTCGAATCCCAATCGCTCAAGAAGAAGTCCTCTTCAGAAAGAAGAGTCTCCGGTTGTCAAATCAGAGAAATCGAAGAAATCTAGCACGAAACATTCTTATCTGATCGTTTCTCCCCGTACCAAGATGCAAGAAAGGAAATTTGTAGTGGCCAAGAAGAAGTCGAAGACGACTGCTTCAACCGTCACCTGCAAATGCAAAGGCAAGATGGGAGGTAATCTCAAGAAATGCCCCTGTGTTGCTTACGAGAATCTCCGAGCGTCTCAAGACGAGTTCTTCAGGAATCGGGGTAGCGTCGAACGGGATCCTGATTTGGATGAGTTCCAGAACTGCGAGATAGCTGAAAATGAACTTGAGCATAAGAAACCGGTGGTTCAGAACTTCGAAACTGCTGGGGTTTCAGATGATAAAACCATGGAAGGTAGTGGGCCTTCACCGAATGGGTCAATTAACGACGATCAGGAGGAATTGTCAGATGATAAGTGTAGTTTGAAGATCAAGAGGAGGAGGAACAGATTGCTCGAAGAAGCCAGGAACAGTATTCCTGAAGCGGGATCTGGAAAAGTTTTGCACTTGGTAAAAGCATTCGAGAGTTTTATGTCAATTTCGGGTTCCAAGGAGAATGAAGAGGCAGGGAATGAAGGTGCTAAGAAGCCGTTGAAGTGGGCATTACCAGGATTGCATCCTAAGGCCCCTGAAACAGaagcttcttcatcttctttcagTCCATCAGAGCTCATCTTCACTGCAGAGAATTTCGGTTTggattctagggtttcctcttcaTTGGACAGCAGCCAAGGAAG CTTTACTTTCACAAGCAGGACATCTGTGGAAGGGGGAGGCAGAAGTAGTAGGAGCAGACGGAAT AGCTCTGAGTCCTTATCGTCACTTGGTGGAAGAAAGTGGAAGAAGCAGCAGCTCAAAGTGACCAGTCTACAACCATTTCAACTAAAAACAGAG CAAAGAGGGAGGTCtaaagaagaagagtttgtgAAGAAAGTGCAAGAAATGATTATGGAGGAGGAAAGACAGAGGATTCCAATTGCACAAGGCCTCCCATGGACAACAGATGAACCAGAG TGCTTGGTGAAGCCTCCAGTAAAGGAAATCACGGAACCAATCGACTTGAAGCTTCATAGTGATCTGAGGGCCGTAGAACGTGCTGGATTCGATCATCAT GTTTCTGCAAAACTGAACTTTATTGAGCAGTATagacaagaaagagaaagacaacAGAAG ttggcagaagaagaagagatcaagaggCTCAGAAGAGAGCTTGTTCCAAAAGCTCAACCCATGCCCTACTTTGATAGGCCTTTCATCCCAAAAAG GTCTTTGAAACTCCCAACTGTTCCTAGAGAGCCGAAGCTCCGCATTTCTCAGAACAAGAAAATCAAATGCTCATCATGGAATGATAACAACTATGCCCACCAACACTGA